A stretch of the Streptomyces sp. NBC_01428 genome encodes the following:
- the ehuC gene encoding ectoine/hydroxyectoine ABC transporter permease subunit EhuC, translating into MTSGLWELVLKGIWVTVQLLFCSALLAGAMSFVVGIARTSRRWIVRFLAGFYTEVFRGTSALIMIFWVYFVLPLAFGWQLVPLWAGTLALGLTYGAYGSEIVRGALNAVDPAQREGGIALSFTHWQRMRLILLPQAVPEMVPPFSNLLIELLKGTALVSVMGMGDLTFSANLVRLALQQSAEVYTYVLLIYFVIAFLLTRLMRGLEKRLKAGVGKEPDSMPARELKRAETTGVGAGAGNAGGAS; encoded by the coding sequence ATGACATCGGGACTCTGGGAACTCGTACTCAAAGGCATCTGGGTCACGGTCCAACTGCTCTTCTGCAGCGCCCTGCTGGCCGGTGCCATGTCCTTCGTGGTCGGCATCGCGCGCACCTCGCGCCGGTGGATCGTCCGCTTCCTCGCGGGCTTCTACACCGAGGTGTTCCGCGGTACCTCCGCCCTGATCATGATCTTCTGGGTGTACTTCGTGCTGCCGCTCGCCTTCGGCTGGCAGCTCGTCCCGCTGTGGGCGGGCACGCTGGCGCTGGGGCTGACGTACGGCGCGTACGGCTCGGAGATCGTGCGCGGCGCGCTGAACGCGGTCGACCCGGCGCAGCGTGAGGGCGGGATCGCGCTCAGCTTCACGCACTGGCAGCGGATGCGGCTGATCCTGCTGCCGCAGGCGGTACCCGAGATGGTGCCTCCGTTCAGCAACCTGCTCATCGAGCTGCTGAAGGGCACGGCGCTGGTCTCCGTGATGGGCATGGGCGATCTGACGTTCAGCGCCAACCTGGTGCGGCTCGCGCTGCAGCAGAGCGCGGAGGTCTACACGTACGTCCTGCTGATCTACTTCGTCATCGCCTTCCTGCTCACCCGCCTGATGCGCGGTCTGGAGAAGCGGCTGAAGGCCGGGGTCGGCAAGGAGCCGGACAGCATGCCCGCGCGCGAACTGAAGCGGGCGGAGACGACCGGTGTGGGTGCCGGTGCCGGTAACGCGGGAGGTGCCTCATGA
- the ehuB gene encoding ectoine/hydroxyectoine ABC transporter substrate-binding protein EhuB, with the protein MAPPFGKAQENSRAHDRHTSGTTRRSLLAGVAALGAIGAAGCSRVDTASSTDGGDLLDRLRAQGVVRLGIAGEIPFGYIDRDGRLTGEAPELAKAVFKRLGVDRVQPVPTEFGSLIPGLNSQQFDVVSAGMYINAERCEQVIFADPDYQMLDAFIVRKGNPKGLHDYKDVVASKAKFATGTGYAEIQYAVEAGYKESEILIVPDQVAGLNAVEAGRADVFAGTALTVREVVRKSGKTESTKPFAPLVKGKPHVDGGGFAFRSPETRLRDAFNVELRKMKESGELFRILRPFGFTKAEMTDMTAKELCRG; encoded by the coding sequence ATGGCTCCACCTTTTGGGAAAGCACAGGAAAACAGCCGCGCACACGACAGACACACATCCGGAACCACGCGCCGGTCGCTGCTCGCGGGGGTCGCGGCGCTCGGTGCGATCGGTGCCGCCGGCTGCAGCCGGGTGGACACCGCGTCCTCGACCGACGGCGGCGATCTCCTCGACCGGCTGAGGGCGCAGGGCGTCGTCCGTCTGGGCATCGCGGGCGAGATCCCCTTCGGGTACATCGACCGGGACGGCCGACTCACCGGTGAGGCACCGGAACTGGCCAAGGCCGTCTTCAAGCGGCTGGGCGTCGACCGGGTCCAGCCGGTGCCGACCGAGTTCGGCTCCCTCATACCCGGGCTCAACTCGCAGCAGTTCGACGTCGTGTCCGCCGGAATGTACATCAACGCCGAGCGGTGCGAGCAGGTCATCTTCGCCGACCCCGACTACCAGATGCTCGACGCGTTCATCGTGCGCAAGGGCAATCCGAAGGGGCTGCACGACTACAAGGACGTCGTGGCGAGCAAGGCGAAGTTCGCGACGGGCACGGGCTACGCGGAGATCCAGTACGCGGTCGAGGCCGGGTACAAGGAGAGCGAGATCCTGATCGTGCCCGACCAGGTCGCCGGCCTGAACGCCGTCGAGGCGGGCCGCGCCGACGTCTTCGCGGGAACCGCGCTGACCGTCCGCGAAGTGGTCAGGAAGTCCGGCAAGACCGAGAGCACCAAGCCCTTCGCGCCGCTGGTCAAGGGCAAGCCGCACGTCGACGGCGGCGGTTTCGCGTTCCGTTCGCCGGAGACGAGGCTGCGGGACGCCTTCAACGTCGAGCTGCGGAAGATGAAGGAGAGCGGCGAACTCTTCCGCATCCTGCGGCCGTTCGGCTTCACCAAGGCCGAGATGACCGACATGACCGCGAAGGAGCTGTGCCGCGGATGA
- a CDS encoding DUF3830 family protein — protein MADRFIEVSLVKRGVHCTAKLLDDRAPITCAAVWDALPLSGDVYHAKYARNEIYALFPPFAISEPPLENPTVTPIPGDLCYFAFAGTELGTKAYGYDADVRPGTTVVDLALFYERNNLLLNGDVGWVPGIVWGQLVEGLDEMAEACNDLWRTGAAGETLSFRRA, from the coding sequence ATGGCTGATCGATTCATCGAAGTCTCGCTGGTCAAGCGCGGTGTGCACTGCACCGCGAAACTCCTCGACGACCGCGCGCCGATCACCTGCGCGGCGGTCTGGGACGCCCTTCCGCTGAGCGGCGACGTCTACCACGCGAAATACGCACGCAATGAGATCTACGCTCTCTTCCCCCCTTTCGCGATATCCGAGCCACCCCTGGAAAATCCGACAGTTACCCCTATTCCGGGAGACCTCTGTTATTTCGCTTTCGCGGGAACGGAGCTGGGCACCAAGGCCTACGGCTACGACGCGGACGTCCGTCCCGGCACGACGGTGGTCGACCTAGCCCTCTTCTACGAGCGCAACAACCTGCTCCTGAACGGGGACGTGGGCTGGGTCCCCGGCATCGTCTGGGGCCAACTGGTCGAGGGCCTCGACGAGATGGCCGAGGCCTGCAACGACCTGTGGCGGACCGGCGCCGCGGGGGAGACGCTCAGCTTCCGGCGGGCCTGA
- a CDS encoding amidase, with protein sequence MSELTELTAVQLVDGYRKGEFGPEEVTRAALARAERVQPAVNAFVRLLADDALARARASADRWRRGEPAGLLDGVPVTVKDILLLRGHPTLRGSKTVNEQGRWDEDAPSVARLREHGAVFLGKTTTPEFGWKGVTDAPLSGVTRNPYDVARTAGGSSGGSAAAVALGAGPLSLGTDGGGSVRIPAAFCGIFGLKPTYGRVPLHPASAFGTLAHVGPMTRDAADAALMLDVIGAPDARDWSALGPANGSFVDALDGGVRGLRVAYSPSLGGQVAVAPAVAAAVRRAVERLAGLGAHVTEADPDFTDPVEAFHTLWFSGAARVTQQLGPERRALLDPGLREICGRGARYSALEYLAATDVRMALGRRMGLFHTEYDVLVTPTLPLTAFAAGVEVPARSGLRRWTGWTPFTYPFNLTQQPAATVPVGLDGDGLPVGMQIVAARHRDDLVLRTAHALYEAGAAGVVPPAAPAA encoded by the coding sequence ATGTCGGAACTCACCGAGCTGACCGCCGTACAACTCGTCGACGGGTACCGCAAGGGCGAATTCGGCCCCGAGGAGGTGACGCGCGCCGCCCTGGCACGGGCCGAGCGGGTGCAGCCCGCCGTGAACGCGTTCGTCCGCCTCCTCGCGGACGACGCCCTGGCCCGGGCCCGCGCCTCGGCGGACCGCTGGCGGCGCGGGGAGCCGGCGGGCCTGCTGGACGGGGTGCCCGTCACGGTGAAGGACATCCTGCTGCTCCGCGGGCATCCGACGCTGCGCGGCTCGAAGACCGTGAATGAGCAGGGGCGTTGGGACGAGGACGCGCCGTCGGTGGCCCGGCTGCGCGAGCACGGCGCGGTGTTCCTCGGCAAGACGACGACGCCCGAGTTCGGCTGGAAGGGGGTCACGGACGCGCCGCTGTCGGGCGTGACCCGCAACCCGTACGACGTCGCGCGCACCGCGGGCGGCTCCAGCGGGGGCAGCGCGGCGGCCGTCGCGCTCGGCGCGGGTCCGCTGTCGCTCGGCACGGACGGCGGCGGCAGTGTGCGCATACCGGCCGCGTTCTGCGGGATCTTCGGGCTGAAACCGACGTACGGCAGGGTGCCGCTCCACCCGGCCAGCGCCTTCGGGACGCTCGCGCACGTGGGGCCGATGACCCGGGACGCCGCCGACGCCGCGCTGATGCTCGACGTGATCGGCGCGCCGGACGCCCGCGACTGGTCCGCGCTCGGACCGGCGAACGGCTCCTTCGTGGACGCCCTCGACGGCGGCGTGCGGGGACTGCGCGTCGCGTACTCGCCGTCCCTCGGCGGACAGGTCGCGGTCGCACCCGCGGTCGCCGCGGCGGTCCGGCGGGCGGTGGAACGCCTCGCCGGTCTCGGCGCCCATGTCACCGAGGCCGACCCGGACTTCACCGACCCGGTGGAGGCGTTCCACACCCTGTGGTTCAGCGGGGCGGCCCGGGTGACCCAGCAACTCGGGCCCGAGCGGCGGGCCCTGCTCGATCCGGGGCTGCGGGAGATCTGCGGCCGGGGCGCCCGGTACAGCGCGCTGGAGTATCTCGCCGCGACGGACGTCCGGATGGCGCTGGGCCGCCGCATGGGCCTGTTCCACACGGAGTACGACGTGCTGGTCACACCGACGCTGCCGCTGACGGCGTTCGCCGCGGGCGTCGAGGTGCCGGCCCGCTCGGGACTGCGCCGCTGGACGGGCTGGACGCCGTTCACGTATCCCTTCAACCTGACGCAGCAGCCCGCAGCGACGGTCCCCGTCGGTCTGGACGGCGACGGACTGCCGGTCGGGATGCAGATCGTCGCGGCCCGGCACCGGGACGACCTCGTCCTGCGGACCGCGCACGCCCTGTACGAGGCGGGCGCCGCCGGGGTGGTACCCCCCGCGGCTCCCGCGGCGTAG
- a CDS encoding D-2-hydroxyacid dehydrogenase, translated as MSPTPSPSSPPGTTLLVLDADPLPRLGRLTGRVRVEHADASTLAEKLPSADALLVWDFASDAVRRAWPGEGPRPRWVHTASAGVDHLMCPELAASETVVTNARGVFDQPIAEYVAALVLAMAKDLPRTWDLQRDREWRHRASQRVAGTRACVVGSGPIGRAIVRTLKALDITTALVGRTPRTGIHGPAELDRLTARADWVVCAAPLTEETRGMFDARRFGTMQPSARFINVGRGQLVVERALAEALSKRWIAGAALDVFEHEPLGPDSPLWQVPGLIVSPHMSGDTIGWRDELGTQFLELYDLWAAGKPLRNVVDKKRGYVPGH; from the coding sequence ATGTCCCCCACCCCGTCCCCCTCCTCGCCCCCCGGGACCACCCTGCTCGTCCTGGACGCCGATCCCCTCCCCCGCCTCGGCCGCCTCACCGGCCGCGTGCGGGTCGAGCACGCCGACGCCTCGACCCTCGCGGAGAAGCTGCCGTCCGCGGACGCGCTGCTCGTGTGGGACTTCGCCTCGGACGCCGTGCGCCGCGCGTGGCCGGGCGAGGGTCCGCGGCCCCGCTGGGTGCACACCGCGAGCGCCGGTGTGGACCATCTGATGTGCCCCGAACTCGCCGCCTCCGAGACGGTGGTGACGAACGCGCGCGGGGTGTTCGACCAGCCGATCGCCGAGTACGTGGCGGCGCTGGTGCTCGCCATGGCGAAGGACCTGCCGCGGACCTGGGACCTCCAGCGCGACCGTGAGTGGCGCCACCGCGCGTCGCAGCGCGTGGCCGGCACCCGGGCCTGCGTGGTGGGCTCCGGGCCGATCGGACGGGCGATCGTCCGCACGCTCAAGGCACTCGACATCACCACGGCCCTGGTCGGCCGCACGCCCCGCACCGGGATCCACGGCCCGGCGGAGCTGGACCGGCTGACGGCCCGCGCCGACTGGGTGGTGTGCGCCGCGCCGCTCACCGAGGAGACGCGCGGCATGTTCGACGCGCGGCGCTTCGGGACGATGCAGCCCTCGGCCCGGTTCATCAACGTGGGGCGCGGTCAGCTCGTCGTCGAGCGGGCGCTCGCCGAGGCGCTGTCGAAGCGCTGGATCGCGGGCGCGGCCCTCGACGTCTTCGAGCACGAACCGCTGGGCCCCGACAGTCCGTTGTGGCAGGTCCCCGGTCTGATCGTGTCGCCGCACATGAGCGGGGACACCATCGGCTGGCGGGACGAACTGGGCACCCAGTTCCTGGAGTTGTACGACCTCTGGGCGGCGGGTAAGCCCCTGCGGAACGTGGTCGACAAGAAGCGTGGGTACGTACCCGGGCACTGA
- a CDS encoding maleate cis-trans isomerase family protein — protein MDVSFLGGPHPQRGVGVVAPFDFALDRELWRWVPAEVSLHLTRTPFVPVEVSLDLARLVSEHETLGDAVRALNAVAPEVVAYACTSGSFVGGVAGEKAMCEAMTRAGALPSLTTSGALLDALTELGARRIALVTPYTVSVTQSLEEYLAEAGITVTDRAFMGLTRHIWKVPYRDVADMARRAVRGHADALFISCTNLPTYDVIPQLEAELRIPVISANQVTMWAALRQLGTRAVGPYQRLIDSAARRDPVLPEEQEGWA, from the coding sequence ATGGACGTTTCCTTTCTCGGCGGTCCGCATCCGCAGCGTGGGGTCGGTGTCGTCGCCCCGTTCGACTTCGCCCTCGACCGCGAGCTGTGGCGCTGGGTCCCGGCCGAGGTCTCCCTGCATCTGACCCGCACGCCGTTCGTGCCGGTCGAAGTCAGTCTCGACCTGGCCCGGCTGGTCTCCGAGCACGAGACCCTCGGCGACGCGGTACGCGCCCTGAACGCGGTCGCCCCCGAGGTCGTCGCGTACGCGTGCACCTCCGGCAGCTTCGTCGGCGGGGTCGCCGGGGAGAAGGCCATGTGCGAGGCGATGACCCGGGCGGGCGCCCTCCCCTCGCTCACCACCTCCGGCGCCCTGCTGGACGCCCTCACGGAACTCGGTGCCCGCCGGATCGCCCTGGTCACCCCGTACACCGTCTCGGTCACCCAGTCCCTGGAGGAGTACCTCGCCGAGGCGGGCATCACCGTCACGGACCGCGCCTTCATGGGCCTGACCCGGCACATCTGGAAGGTCCCCTACCGCGACGTCGCCGACATGGCCCGCCGGGCGGTGCGCGGCCACGCCGACGCCCTCTTCATCAGCTGCACCAACCTTCCGACGTACGACGTCATCCCCCAGCTGGAGGCCGAGCTGCGGATCCCGGTGATCTCGGCCAACCAGGTGACGATGTGGGCGGCACTGCGCCAACTGGGTACCCGAGCGGTGGGCCCCTATCAACGGCTGATCGATTCCGCCGCCCGAAGGGACCCGGTACTGCCGGAAGAACAGGAAGGTTGGGCATGA
- a CDS encoding maleate cis-trans isomerase family protein has product MTALGFLYPGHSAEDDYPRMEQLLGSDVRLTVVHTDIGEDAHRVDALLEMGSAERLEAGVEELRLSGAEAVVWACTSGSFVRGWQGAHEQVRGLARSAGLPASSTSFAFAHAVQEIGATRVAIGATYPEDVAALFAAFLKEAGTEVVAVSASGVVTAAEVGTWEYDQVLALARDVDRPDAEAVLLPDTALHTVAHIPDLEKELGKPVLTANQVSVWEALRLTDRRVNAPRLGALFTREPIVQA; this is encoded by the coding sequence ATGACCGCACTCGGATTCCTCTACCCCGGCCACTCGGCCGAGGACGACTACCCGCGCATGGAGCAGCTGCTCGGCAGCGATGTCCGCCTGACCGTCGTCCACACGGACATCGGGGAGGACGCCCACCGCGTGGACGCCCTGCTCGAGATGGGGTCCGCGGAACGCCTGGAGGCGGGTGTCGAGGAGCTGCGCCTGTCCGGGGCCGAGGCCGTGGTCTGGGCGTGCACCAGCGGCAGCTTCGTCCGCGGCTGGCAGGGCGCCCACGAGCAGGTCCGCGGCCTCGCCCGGTCGGCGGGCCTCCCCGCCTCCTCGACGTCCTTCGCCTTCGCGCACGCCGTCCAGGAGATCGGGGCGACCCGCGTGGCGATCGGGGCCACCTACCCCGAGGACGTGGCCGCGCTCTTCGCCGCGTTCCTCAAGGAGGCCGGTACCGAGGTGGTGGCCGTGAGCGCCTCCGGCGTCGTCACCGCGGCCGAGGTCGGCACCTGGGAGTACGACCAGGTGCTCGCCCTGGCGCGCGACGTGGACCGCCCCGACGCCGAGGCGGTCCTCCTCCCGGACACCGCCCTGCACACCGTGGCGCACATCCCGGACCTGGAGAAGGAACTCGGCAAACCGGTCCTCACCGCCAACCAGGTCTCGGTCTGGGAGGCACTCCGCCTGACGGACCGCCGCGTGAACGCCCCCCGCCTGGGCGCCCTCTTCACCAGGGAACCCATCGTCCAGGCGTGA
- a CDS encoding LLM class flavin-dependent oxidoreductase codes for MDETAETGEIRGTTQGTAPVPLSVLDLVTVGAGRTATDALRTSVQIARLAESRGFHRYWVAEHHSMPGVASSSPAVILAHLAAHTDRIRLGSGGVMLPNHAPLVIAEQFGTLEAMAPGRVDLGLGRAPGTDGATAAALRRSQRLNEGADDFPEQLAELTRFLDDDFPDGHPYARIHAVPGPVQSTSPGGVQSPHRPPIWLLGSSGFSARLAGVLGLPFAFAHHFSAQNTVPALDLYRESFRPSAVLDAPYALIGVSALATDDEREARRQVLAAALNMVRLRTGRPGLVPTPEEAEAYEFSPMEREFIDSWNANVIHGTADEVRTGLDDLQKRTGADELMITGNAHGGDVRLRSYELIADAYGLPKAHDTEV; via the coding sequence GTGGACGAGACGGCCGAAACGGGCGAGATCCGAGGCACGACACAGGGCACCGCCCCGGTCCCCCTCTCCGTACTGGACCTGGTCACCGTGGGCGCGGGCCGCACCGCGACCGACGCCCTGCGCACCAGCGTGCAGATCGCCCGCCTCGCGGAATCCCGCGGCTTCCACCGCTACTGGGTGGCGGAGCACCACTCGATGCCGGGCGTGGCCAGCTCCTCGCCCGCGGTGATCCTCGCCCACCTGGCCGCCCACACGGACCGCATCCGGCTGGGCTCCGGCGGAGTGATGCTCCCGAACCACGCCCCGCTGGTCATCGCGGAGCAGTTCGGCACCCTCGAAGCGATGGCCCCCGGCCGCGTCGACCTCGGCCTCGGACGGGCCCCCGGAACGGACGGGGCCACCGCCGCGGCGCTGCGCCGCTCCCAGCGGCTCAACGAGGGCGCCGACGACTTCCCCGAGCAGCTCGCGGAACTCACCCGCTTCCTGGACGACGACTTCCCCGACGGTCACCCGTACGCGCGGATCCACGCCGTGCCGGGCCCCGTCCAGTCCACCTCGCCCGGCGGCGTCCAGTCCCCGCACCGGCCGCCGATCTGGCTGCTCGGCTCGTCCGGCTTCAGTGCCCGGCTCGCCGGAGTGCTCGGTCTGCCCTTCGCCTTCGCCCACCACTTCTCGGCGCAGAACACCGTTCCTGCGCTGGACCTCTATCGCGAGTCCTTCCGGCCGAGCGCGGTCCTCGACGCCCCCTACGCCCTCATCGGCGTCTCCGCGCTCGCCACGGACGACGAGCGGGAGGCCCGCCGCCAGGTGCTGGCCGCCGCCCTGAACATGGTCCGCCTGCGCACCGGCCGCCCGGGACTCGTCCCGACGCCGGAGGAGGCCGAGGCGTACGAATTCAGCCCGATGGAGCGGGAGTTCATCGACTCCTGGAACGCCAACGTCATCCACGGAACCGCCGACGAGGTGCGCACCGGACTCGACGACCTCCAGAAGCGCACCGGCGCCGACGAGTTGATGATCACGGGCAACGCGCACGGCGGCGACGTGCGGCTGCGCTCCTACGAACTGATCGCGGACGCCTACGGGTTGCCGAAGGCCCACGACACCGAGGTCTGA
- a CDS encoding putative bifunctional diguanylate cyclase/phosphodiesterase: protein MSGTSEGPAPAGDLVRPTVTERHVDTSSRPSAGSSPGTSAPPPPPVPSGSPGTAVEPAAPDGTSPRAFQAAFATAPLAMAVVDRDGTVVTANESLAMLLGVEARAFAGRSASELVDLASDARTWHAYREVLRGRQARLRCTRRLKHPDGHSLWVQITVTPLPPQEEAVLVSVADIGPRRELQARLRHLQMHDPVTRLPNRTLFFERLTAALEAEAYEDGGTGRIGLCYLDLDGFKAVNDTLGHRVGDRLLAAVAERLTRCADEAGHARATSPLVARLGGDEFALLVEDSTGTEQVADLAESVLKALQAPFDLSGQRLSLSASIGVVERRATGTTATGLMQAADTTLYWAKADGKGRWTLFDPERNAHRMTRQALSSTLRSAVERGEFALEYQPLVGMEDGGVHGVEALVRWNHPRFGMLTPNRFIGLAEEDGSIVQLGRWVLATACRQARRWQLDHPDAPPLFVSVNVAVRQVWDSDLVADVAEILAETGLAPHLLQLELTESAVMGSAGRPLQALQALSDMGVRIAIDDFGTGYSNLAYLSRLPVSVLKLDGSFVRGFQYENADGSSAHPNPADEVIVEALIQLAHRLGLTVTAECVETASQASRLRGIGCDTGQGWLYSRPVAPDRISALLTSGACPLA, encoded by the coding sequence GTGAGCGGAACGTCCGAAGGGCCGGCGCCCGCGGGAGACCTCGTCCGGCCGACCGTCACAGAGCGTCACGTCGACACGTCTTCTCGTCCGTCCGCCGGGTCCTCCCCCGGCACATCCGCCCCTCCCCCACCACCCGTGCCCTCCGGGTCACCGGGGACGGCCGTGGAGCCGGCGGCTCCCGACGGAACGTCACCCCGCGCCTTCCAGGCGGCGTTCGCCACCGCCCCCCTCGCGATGGCCGTCGTGGACCGCGACGGCACCGTCGTCACCGCGAACGAGTCCCTGGCCATGCTGCTGGGCGTCGAGGCGCGCGCGTTCGCCGGGCGGTCCGCCTCCGAGCTGGTGGACCTGGCCTCCGACGCCCGGACCTGGCACGCCTACCGCGAGGTGCTGCGCGGCCGGCAGGCACGACTGCGCTGTACCCGCCGGCTCAAGCACCCCGACGGCCACTCCCTCTGGGTGCAGATCACGGTCACCCCGCTGCCCCCGCAGGAGGAGGCCGTCCTGGTGTCGGTCGCCGACATCGGTCCCCGGCGCGAACTCCAGGCCCGGCTGCGGCACTTGCAGATGCACGACCCGGTGACCCGGCTGCCCAACCGCACGCTGTTCTTCGAACGGCTGACGGCGGCCCTGGAGGCGGAGGCGTACGAGGACGGCGGTACCGGCCGGATCGGACTCTGCTATCTGGACCTCGACGGCTTCAAGGCGGTCAACGACACCCTCGGCCACCGGGTCGGGGACCGGCTGCTCGCGGCCGTCGCGGAGCGGCTGACGCGCTGTGCCGACGAGGCGGGGCACGCCCGGGCCACGTCACCCCTGGTGGCGCGGCTGGGGGGCGACGAGTTCGCGCTGCTGGTCGAGGACTCGACCGGCACCGAGCAGGTGGCGGACCTCGCCGAGTCCGTACTGAAGGCGCTCCAGGCGCCGTTCGACCTGTCGGGTCAGCGGCTGTCCCTGTCGGCGTCCATCGGGGTCGTCGAGCGGCGGGCCACCGGGACGACCGCGACGGGTCTGATGCAGGCCGCCGACACCACGCTGTACTGGGCGAAGGCCGACGGCAAGGGCCGCTGGACACTCTTCGACCCGGAGCGCAACGCGCACCGCATGACGCGCCAGGCCCTGTCCTCCACTCTGCGGTCCGCCGTCGAGCGCGGCGAATTCGCCCTGGAGTACCAGCCGTTGGTGGGCATGGAGGACGGCGGCGTGCACGGGGTGGAGGCGCTGGTCCGCTGGAACCATCCGCGCTTCGGCATGCTGACGCCGAATCGGTTCATCGGACTGGCCGAGGAGGACGGGTCGATCGTGCAGCTCGGCCGCTGGGTGCTGGCCACCGCCTGCCGGCAGGCCCGCCGCTGGCAGCTGGACCATCCGGACGCGCCGCCGCTCTTCGTCAGCGTCAACGTCGCCGTGCGCCAGGTCTGGGACTCCGATCTGGTGGCCGACGTGGCGGAGATCCTGGCGGAGACCGGACTCGCCCCGCATCTGCTGCAGTTGGAGCTCACGGAGTCGGCGGTGATGGGCTCGGCGGGCCGCCCGCTCCAGGCCCTCCAGGCGCTCAGCGACATGGGCGTCCGCATCGCGATCGACGACTTCGGCACCGGCTACTCGAACCTCGCCTACCTCAGCCGGCTCCCGGTGTCCGTGCTGAAGCTGGACGGCTCCTTCGTCCGCGGCTTCCAGTACGAGAACGCCGACGGGAGCTCCGCCCACCCGAACCCGGCCGACGAGGTCATCGTCGAGGCGCTGATCCAGCTCGCGCACCGGCTCGGGCTGACCGTCACCGCGGAGTGCGTGGAGACGGCCTCGCAGGCGTCCCGGCTGCGCGGGATCGGCTGCGACACCGGACAGGGGTGGCTCTACTCCCGGCCGGTGGCACCGGACCGTATCTCCGCGCTGCTGACCTCGGGCGCCTGCCCGCTGGCCTGA
- a CDS encoding M6 family metalloprotease domain-containing protein: protein MSRNPHPEVDVPRPLPLGVLTRGTLRGLARDGLPRWRRNAAAFTSMTALAATSLVPGPALAEPLADPCALTRTEAHHSEGADTWNSSYVRPTRPLDAVMVFLSFPDSTPTTTPAELTGDYFPATSRFFERASYGRFTVRPHPQRAWIQMPHPSTSYAIQRDWNATDRAAYLRDALAVSDPQVDFSRYDVVYFVADPDAPGVDSDATKVVNLDAPLRADGKDIRRVVTVFEKHPPDRLVLAHETGHVFDLPDLYHRPEDGKGDWDTYVGDWDLMGSQFGLAPDLFGWHKWRLGWLDPNQVACVRGSGTTRLTLEPLGAGPPAGSAGSAGPAVRPVGGTGSVGAAGASGGAPGSAGGAAEPGALGVAALPGTRTFGVGRGTKLAVVPTGPGSALAFEARGSVGNDGSTCTQGVLVYRVSSDTESGGGPVQVLDAHPHTEACWEDSVYPPLADAPVSVGESFTVPGENVRVAVEDRTASGSWTVRITTG from the coding sequence GTGTCCCGAAATCCGCATCCGGAGGTCGACGTGCCGCGTCCGCTCCCCCTGGGGGTTCTCACTCGTGGGACCCTGCGCGGCCTCGCCCGTGACGGGCTGCCCCGCTGGCGCAGGAACGCGGCTGCGTTCACCTCGATGACCGCGCTCGCCGCGACCTCCCTGGTGCCCGGCCCCGCGCTCGCCGAGCCCCTCGCGGACCCCTGCGCCCTGACGCGCACCGAGGCGCACCACTCGGAGGGCGCCGACACCTGGAACTCCTCCTACGTGCGCCCGACCCGTCCCCTCGACGCCGTGATGGTGTTCCTGTCGTTCCCGGACTCCACCCCGACCACCACGCCGGCCGAGCTGACCGGCGACTACTTCCCCGCCACCAGCCGTTTCTTCGAACGCGCCTCGTACGGCAGGTTCACGGTCCGCCCGCATCCCCAGCGCGCCTGGATCCAGATGCCGCACCCCTCCACCTCGTACGCCATACAGCGCGACTGGAACGCCACCGACCGGGCCGCCTATCTGCGCGACGCCCTCGCCGTGTCCGACCCGCAGGTCGACTTCTCGCGCTACGACGTCGTCTACTTCGTCGCCGACCCGGACGCGCCGGGCGTCGACTCCGACGCCACGAAGGTCGTCAACCTGGACGCACCGCTGCGCGCCGACGGCAAGGACATCCGCCGGGTCGTCACCGTCTTCGAGAAGCACCCGCCGGACCGCCTCGTCCTCGCGCACGAGACCGGCCACGTCTTCGACCTGCCCGACCTGTACCACCGCCCCGAGGACGGCAAGGGCGACTGGGACACGTACGTCGGCGACTGGGACCTCATGGGCAGCCAGTTCGGCCTCGCGCCCGACCTCTTCGGGTGGCACAAGTGGCGGCTGGGCTGGCTGGATCCGAACCAGGTCGCGTGCGTACGGGGTTCCGGCACCACCCGTCTGACGCTGGAACCGCTCGGCGCCGGGCCGCCGGCCGGATCCGCGGGTTCGGCGGGTCCGGCGGTGCGGCCGGTGGGCGGCACGGGTTCCGTCGGCGCGGCCGGCGCCTCGGGCGGGGCGCCGGGCAGTGCCGGTGGGGCGGCCGAGCCCGGAGCGCTGGGGGTCGCCGCCCTCCCGGGCACGCGGACGTTCGGTGTCGGACGGGGCACCAAGCTGGCGGTCGTCCCGACGGGCCCCGGCAGCGCCCTCGCCTTCGAGGCACGCGGCTCGGTGGGCAACGACGGCTCGACCTGCACGCAGGGGGTGCTCGTCTACCGGGTGAGCAGCGACACCGAGTCGGGCGGCGGCCCCGTCCAGGTCCTCGACGCCCACCCGCACACCGAGGCCTGCTGGGAGGACTCGGTCTACCCGCCCCTGGCGGACGCCCCGGTGAGCGTCGGCGAGAGCTTCACGGTGCCGGGCGAGAACGTCCGGGTGGCGGTGGAGGACCGGACCGCGTCGGGCTCCTGGACGGTCCGGATCACGACGGGCTGA